From a single Marinitoga sp. 38H-ov genomic region:
- a CDS encoding HTH domain-containing protein has protein sequence MPKELSNRQKRVLFAIIENFIEEKKPISSSEILKKSNLNVSSATIRNDMQKLQHLNLIFQPHSSAGRIPTDNALRLYFEAIKESFSVSSKNIELPQEYKFYDINLMFDRFSKVLSELTNGIVILELPDSKYVYITRAVVSDLTNDFYQITLMTNLGLSITRTVEKFGFPSVKELEKILNEGLVGKSMHEIINIIKSKTIEGEKDVRIINLYNLVFLLVEEFFRNKFIVNGLARIISTEYFNTKEIIFLSKIVEEDKLKAQLFSMKPFDMEIKVTIGNEFEISELKNFAMFETSYCYNANPLGKVAIITFKYSDYKRIYSVLKEYTSRLSKIISKNL, from the coding sequence ATGCCAAAAGAATTGAGTAATAGACAAAAGAGAGTATTATTTGCTATTATAGAAAATTTTATTGAAGAAAAAAAACCAATTAGTTCATCGGAAATATTAAAAAAATCAAATTTAAATGTTAGTTCAGCAACTATTAGAAATGATATGCAGAAATTGCAACATTTAAATTTAATATTCCAACCACATTCTAGCGCTGGTAGAATACCTACGGATAATGCGCTAAGACTTTATTTTGAAGCTATTAAAGAAAGTTTTTCAGTTTCTAGTAAAAATATTGAATTACCTCAAGAATATAAATTTTATGATATAAATTTAATGTTTGACAGATTTTCCAAGGTATTGTCTGAATTGACAAATGGAATAGTTATTTTGGAATTACCAGATTCAAAATATGTATATATAACGAGAGCTGTAGTTTCGGATTTAACAAATGATTTTTATCAAATAACATTAATGACTAATTTGGGATTATCTATTACTAGAACAGTGGAGAAATTTGGTTTTCCTTCTGTAAAAGAATTAGAAAAAATATTAAATGAAGGTCTTGTTGGAAAATCTATGCATGAGATAATAAATATTATAAAATCTAAAACAATAGAAGGAGAAAAGGATGTTAGAATAATAAATTTATATAATTTAGTCTTTTTATTAGTAGAGGAGTTTTTTAGAAATAAATTTATTGTTAATGGACTTGCTAGAATTATATCTACAGAATATTTTAACACAAAAGAAATAATTTTTCTATCAAAAATTGTTGAGGAAGATAAATTAAAGGCTCAATTATTTTCTATGAAACCATTTGATATGGAAATTAAAGTAACTATTGGGAATGAATTTGAAATAAGCGAATTAAAAAATTTTGCGATGTTTGAAACATCATATTGTTATAATGCTAATCCGTTAGGGAAG
- the mraY gene encoding phospho-N-acetylmuramoyl-pentapeptide-transferase — protein MIFFIILILIIEFILYPKYITWARKKQFGQYIRPEGPDLHGYKQGTPTAGGIIFIPTIVLLNTVVFLFLKDPIFLYISIASLLFGIIGFFDDFSSIYKKEAMGLTPKGKLILQIAFSILLYFIFSKYFSPIDVYIPFVHIQYNLNSYIYFILYVFLFTGFSNATNLTDGLDGLAGGTFIISAIFTILISVLLFNASLYLLFTIVLPISIFLIFNVKPAKVFMGDTGSLALGAILSALVTYYHIELFLIFTGFIFIVETLSVIIQVSSFKLRGKRVFLMSPIHHHFELKKWPEENITFRFIIINLILSLIGLGGLI, from the coding sequence ATGATTTTTTTTATAATTTTAATTCTAATTATCGAATTCATATTATATCCAAAATATATCACTTGGGCAAGAAAAAAACAATTTGGACAATATATTAGACCTGAAGGTCCTGATTTACATGGTTATAAGCAAGGAACTCCAACTGCTGGTGGTATTATATTTATTCCAACTATTGTATTATTAAATACAGTAGTATTTTTATTTCTTAAAGATCCCATATTCTTATATATATCAATAGCTTCATTATTATTTGGAATTATAGGTTTTTTTGATGATTTCAGCTCTATATATAAAAAGGAAGCAATGGGATTAACACCTAAAGGAAAATTAATTTTACAAATTGCATTTTCAATATTATTGTATTTTATATTTTCAAAATATTTTTCACCAATTGATGTTTATATTCCATTTGTTCATATTCAATATAATTTAAATTCATACATATATTTTATTTTATACGTTTTTTTATTTACCGGATTTTCAAATGCAACAAATCTAACAGATGGTTTAGATGGTTTAGCTGGAGGCACATTTATTATATCTGCTATATTTACTATATTAATAAGCGTTCTATTATTTAATGCATCATTATATTTACTATTTACTATAGTACTTCCAATATCCATATTTTTAATTTTTAATGTAAAACCAGCAAAAGTTTTTATGGGTGATACCGGCTCTTTAGCATTAGGGGCTATACTTTCAGCTTTAGTTACTTATTACCATATTGAATTATTCTTAATCTTTACTGGATTTATATTTATTGTAGAAACATTAAGCGTAATAATTCAAGTATCTTCATTTAAATTAAGAGGAAAAAGAGTTTTTCTAATGTCACCTATTCATCATCACTTTGAATTAAAAAAATGGCCAGAAGAAAATATTACCTTTAGGTTTATTATAATAAATTTAATTTTATCTTTAATTGGACTTGGAGGATTAATATGA
- the murF gene encoding UDP-N-acetylmuramoyl-tripeptide--D-alanyl-D-alanine ligase codes for MKYEIDSRKISEGDIFIAIKGERNNGHDFVNEAFKKGAQKAIVEEPRDYIKEVILVDNVINYINEKASQIIKNSKIRIGITGSNGKTTTKFFLFHLLSYGFNVFKTEKNYNTEIGIPISILNNYNNQPVSILEMGLRKENDLEYLSKYYSPNISIILNIGTSHIEFFKTRENIAKEKLKIISHSEKPGLIFINGDEPLLDINYPKDIKVYKFGENKNNDGYLIDYEYLNGNTRVYYNIYGESLMLTLSGIWNKGQLLDALVSLMVSLYFEIPIDPFYISSFKLPEKRFDFKRYNNSIVINDAYNASKESFFAAFETFKKMNISEKKVLIMGEMLELGDNSYNYHLEVLKKAKELFDEIYFYDPENKYNFDEINIIKTKDDIIKVLNLPYSFIYVKGSNGTNLWKIVEDTIKGG; via the coding sequence ATGAAATATGAAATTGATTCACGTAAAATATCTGAAGGTGATATATTTATTGCAATAAAAGGAGAAAGAAATAATGGTCATGACTTTGTAAATGAAGCGTTTAAAAAAGGTGCTCAAAAGGCCATTGTTGAAGAACCTAGAGACTATATTAAGGAAGTTATTTTGGTAGATAATGTTATTAATTATATAAATGAAAAAGCTTCTCAAATAATTAAAAATTCAAAAATAAGAATAGGTATTACAGGATCAAACGGAAAAACTACTACAAAGTTTTTCCTTTTTCATTTATTATCATATGGATTTAATGTTTTTAAAACAGAAAAAAATTATAATACAGAAATAGGAATACCTATAAGCATTTTAAACAATTATAATAATCAGCCTGTTTCAATTTTAGAAATGGGTTTAAGAAAAGAAAATGATTTAGAATATCTTTCAAAATATTATAGTCCAAATATTTCAATAATATTAAATATCGGTACTTCTCATATTGAATTTTTTAAAACTAGAGAAAATATTGCAAAAGAAAAATTAAAAATAATTTCTCATTCAGAAAAACCCGGGCTGATATTCATTAATGGTGATGAACCGCTTTTAGATATAAATTATCCAAAAGATATAAAAGTTTACAAATTTGGAGAAAATAAAAATAATGATGGTTATTTAATTGATTATGAATATCTTAATGGAAATACTCGCGTATATTATAATATATACGGCGAATCGTTAATGCTTACTTTATCCGGTATATGGAATAAAGGTCAATTATTAGATGCTTTGGTTTCTTTAATGGTTTCATTATATTTCGAAATACCAATTGATCCATTCTATATTTCTAGTTTTAAATTACCGGAAAAAAGATTTGATTTTAAAAGATACAATAATTCCATTGTAATAAATGATGCATATAATGCCTCAAAAGAATCATTTTTTGCAGCTTTCGAAACATTTAAAAAAATGAATATATCTGAGAAAAAAGTACTCATAATGGGAGAAATGTTAGAACTAGGAGATAATAGTTATAATTATCATTTAGAAGTTCTAAAAAAAGCAAAAGAATTATTTGATGAAATATATTTTTACGATCCAGAAAATAAATATAATTTTGATGAAATTAATATTATTAAAACCAAAGACGATATTATTAAAGTTTTAAATTTACCATATTCTTTTATATATGTTAAAGGTTCAAATGGCACAAATTTATGGAAAATAGTTGAAGATACTATAAAAGGAGGATAA
- a CDS encoding UDP-N-acetylmuramoyl-L-alanyl-D-glutamate--2,6-diaminopimelate ligase, which produces MNGHDIINILSDIIIEHNFPLDMEINHITNNTNNIKPGSVFVCIKGNNFDGHDFIKTAIEFHANLIISENAKKTPIDYPYILVSDTKEAYALLNYAYYNINFEDFNFIGVTGTNGKTTVISLIHHVLTQTQNSSLISTVGIKLNDELLYEPYNTTPGVDEIAKIINLSKERSIKNICIEVSSHALSQKRVFKIPFKIAILTNITRDHLDYHSSFEEYKQTKYSLFKQLDGIGIINLDAINPNEVPYDNLITYGFDTNSDYIIKDVEYNNSQMSFTIVEPDGIENNIHTNLIGEYNAQNITAAFVALINLGIEREEIRHNISTFTGVPGRFQLVENTKDIEYKVYIDFAHTPDALEKVLKSARKITKGRVILVFGAGGSADIGKRKIMGEIASKYSDLIIITDDDPKDDDPDEIIEQILEGINKEKTYIVIRNRKTAIKAAISFASRDDIIIIAGRGHEKFQLYENGRKIPFNDYEVAYDIVQKFRKVMKR; this is translated from the coding sequence ATGAATGGTCATGATATTATTAATATTTTAAGTGATATAATTATTGAGCATAACTTTCCATTGGATATGGAAATAAATCATATTACTAATAATACAAACAATATAAAACCAGGATCTGTTTTTGTTTGTATTAAAGGCAATAATTTTGATGGACATGATTTTATTAAAACAGCTATTGAATTCCACGCAAATCTAATAATATCAGAAAATGCTAAAAAAACACCTATTGATTATCCATATATTCTCGTTAGTGATACAAAAGAGGCATATGCATTGCTTAATTATGCATATTATAACATAAATTTTGAAGATTTTAATTTTATTGGGGTTACAGGAACAAACGGAAAAACAACAGTTATTTCACTAATCCATCATGTCTTAACCCAAACTCAAAATAGTTCTTTAATTAGCACTGTTGGAATTAAATTAAATGATGAATTATTATATGAACCATATAATACAACTCCAGGTGTTGATGAAATTGCAAAAATAATAAATCTTTCAAAAGAAAGATCTATTAAGAATATTTGTATAGAAGTTTCATCTCACGCTCTATCTCAAAAAAGAGTTTTTAAGATTCCTTTTAAAATAGCAATATTAACAAATATTACAAGAGACCATTTAGATTATCATTCAAGCTTTGAAGAATACAAGCAAACAAAATACTCATTATTCAAACAACTAGACGGCATTGGAATCATTAATTTAGACGCTATAAACCCAAATGAAGTTCCATATGATAATTTAATAACATACGGATTTGATACTAATTCAGATTATATAATAAAAGATGTTGAATATAACAACTCACAAATGAGTTTTACAATTGTTGAACCTGATGGTATTGAAAACAATATACATACTAACTTAATTGGCGAGTATAATGCACAAAATATTACAGCTGCATTTGTGGCTTTAATTAACTTAGGAATTGAAAGAGAAGAAATCAGGCATAATATTTCTACATTTACCGGAGTACCTGGAAGATTTCAATTAGTAGAAAATACAAAAGATATTGAGTATAAGGTATATATTGATTTTGCTCATACCCCTGATGCTTTAGAAAAAGTACTTAAAAGCGCCAGAAAAATCACAAAAGGTCGTGTTATATTAGTATTTGGAGCAGGAGGATCTGCTGATATTGGAAAAAGAAAAATTATGGGCGAAATTGCATCAAAATACAGCGATTTAATTATTATTACTGATGATGATCCAAAAGATGATGATCCAGATGAAATAATTGAACAAATATTAGAAGGAATTAATAAGGAGAAAACTTACATTGTCATTAGAAATAGAAAAACAGCTATAAAAGCCGCAATTAGCTTTGCTTCACGTGATGACATTATAATAATCGCAGGTAGAGGACATGAGAAATTCCAATTATATGAAAATGGAAGAAAAATTCCTTTTAATGATTATGAAGTTGCTTACGATATTGTTCAAAAGTTTAGAAAGGTGATGAAACGATGA